One Nitrospira sp. MA-1 genomic window, TTGGGGTGGATTTCAGCCCCGTGGACCAGGTGATTCAGGTGGGAAGTCCGAAGGGCATTGCCCGCCTGTTACAACGGGCCGGCCGAAGCGGTCATCAACCTGGCGCCGAATCCCGAGTGGTGTGCGTCCCCACCCATGCGTTTGAACTCGTCGAAATCGCCGCCGCCCGGCATGCGGCGGAAGCCGGCCTTTTGGAATCCCGCCCCCCCCTCCGGTGGTGCCTGGATGTGCTCGCGCAGCATCTCATTACCATCGCCCTGGGCAGCGGCTTTGAAGCCGGGGCGATGCGGGAAGAAATTGAATCCACGATGGCTTTCGTCGGTCTTCAGAACGCGCAATGGCAATGGGTGTTGGACTTTATCACCCGGGGAGGCCAAACGCTGCAGGGCTATCCGCAGTTCCATAAAGTCATCGAGAGCCATGGGGTCTATCGGGTGGAGGATCGACGTATTGCGGCCCACCATCGGATGAGTATCGGAACGATCACGAGCAGCACGGCCATGCAGGTCCGGTGGCTACGTGGAGGGCTCCTCGGTCATATTGAAGAGGATTTTATCGCCAAACTCAGAAAAAACGATCGCTTTCTCTTTGCCGGCCGACTGGTCAAATTGATGATGGTCCAGGACATGACCGCTTACGTGCAGCATGCAAAGAACGGAGCGCGAACGGTCCCTCGATGGCAGGGCGGGCGCATGCCGCTCAGTAGTGAGTTGGCCGACAGCGTATTGGCTCTGCTCGGACGTTCCCGAGCGGGGGATGTTCCCGACCCCGAAATACAGGCCATCGGGGATCTGCTTACCCTCCAAAGCCGCTGGTCTCGCGTCCCCGATCCCTCCATCCTGTTATGTGAGACGGTAAAGGGACGGGACGGGGTGAGCATGTTTTGCTACCCCTTCGGCGGGCGGCTGGTGCATGAGGGCCTGGCGACCCTCCTGGCCTACAGGCTGACCCGCCTCCGTCCGATGACCTTCAAACTTTCCGTCAACGACTACGGCTTCGAATTATTATCGAAAGAAGACCCCGACCTGGACGAAACGCTTCTTGCAAAGATGTTGACGACCCAGAATTTGTTGGATGATCTTCACGGGTGTGTGAATACCACGGAACTCGCCCGGCGCCAGTTTCGAGATATCGCGCGCATCGCCGGACTCGTCTTTCAGGGATATCCCGGAAAAAGTAAAACCACCAAACAAATTCAGGCCTCGAGCAGTCTCATCTACGATGTATTCACGGCCTATGATCCCCATAACCTGCTACTCGATCAAGCGTGGCGCGAGGTATTGGAGAACCAACTTCAATCGGCCCGACTGGCCCGCATCCTCGAGCGCATAGGCACCCAAACCCTCGTTCTGACCCATCCGAAACGCCTGACGCCCCTGGCCTTTCCCCTCTGGGCCGGGCGAATACAAAGTCAAACGATTTCCAGCGAAACATGGAAGGAACGCGTGCTGAAAATGATTGCCACGCTGGAGCAGGAATCCCACGAGCGGCCAGGTGCCAGGATGGCACGCGTGTGAACCGGTCATCGCAGATGAAATCCACGCGAACCGGTCATCATCAAGAACTGGTCATGAACTGCGCGGGGGAAACCCTCATTCTCCATAGTCAACGAGCCCTCTTTCGTCCCGCCACCCGGACATTACTGGTAGCTGATATCCATCTGGGGAAAGAAGCGGCCTTTGGACGGGCCGGTTTGGCCATGCCGTACGGTATTCACCCCTCCAATCTTCTGCGTCTTTCCCGGCTCATCTCCTGGTGTCGGCCGGAACAGCTCATCGTGCTCGGCGATTTGATGCACACAGCCCCCGGAGATACCGAGACGTGGCCGGATGAATTTTTAGGATGGGTGAAAACTCATTTGTCGTTGGACATCGCCGTGATCGCCGGCAACCATGATTGCGTGAAGAGTCAGGGGATGTTCGGTTCGCGGGTCAAGTGGCTGAATGAACCCCATGTCGCGGCCCCCTTTGCCTATGCCCATCAACCCATGTCTTGTGAGGGACTGTTTACGCTCGCCGGGCATCTCCATCCCACCTTTGTACTTGCCAGCCGTGGAGACCGGCTCCGGAGCCCGGTCTTCTGGTTTCGGTCCGACTCGGCGGTCCTCCCGGCATTCGGCACGTTCACCGGGGGATACAATATCTCACGCATCCCCGGCGACCGAATTTTTTTTATCGGTACCGAAGAGATCATTGAAATCCCACCACGCTGAACTGTGAATCAATCCGCTGTTGAAGGCCGTTCACATAAAAGACGATGGGCAGGGACATATGGACTATGGTGGAGGGAACCTTTCTTCAGGTCTTCAAATACCATTAAAGATGTAGAAGCTCCGCAACCATCAAAAATGGCTGGCTCTTTGGCATGTCAAACAAAGGATTAGGAATTGGTGGATTCAAAATGATCGGGTCTCAAGACACTGGCATCGAGCACAAATAAACTTCCCGAATGCCGCTCGAGGAAGGGCTTCAGCGCCGAGAGGATGGGCTCGACCTTATCCTCAGGCACCACAGTCAGGACCATTTGCAAACTGCTCGTATCATTGAACATGAGGTGACCCTTATGGTATCCGCTGTGCCCTTTGCCTGAAACATCACTAAAGACGGTATACCCGCTGGCCTTGATTCGATCCAGCACATCGGTGACAAAACGGATATGTTCTCCTTCAAGAATGATTTTTATCTCTTTCATGGGGTATAGCCTGATGGTCATAACGTCGCACGCCTCCTTAAAAGGGAATTAAAGAATAATCCGCCACTCCTCCGGTGAATCATACAGAAAGAACTCCATGGTGACCGGGTCGAGGGCCACCAGATTGATCCACTGATTTCCGATTAAATTCTGCAAAAGTTGGTGCCTCGAAATGATGAGGGATATGCGTTCCAAAGGCGCTTCAATGATGCCAAAGAGCCGCATCGGTTCGTGGTAAGGCTTGGGACCATCATACACCGTCTGCAAGGGCAGTCCTATGCGCAAGTCACTCTGGGAACCAGACATCACCCCGATCCGGCCGACGACATTATGGTACACCTTACTCCCGGCTCCGTATACCTCGGGATCCACGGTGGAAAAATAATGTTCCATGTTGATCCAATTACCCACAATCAACGGGGCCGTCATAATAATCTCTAGATATTTTCCCGTGGGGTCCTGGAGGTAATCGTAGGAATGCAAAAATGCTCGTCCTTCCAGATTCAAGCCCCGCGTCAATAACCGCCGGCCGATGATGAACGTCGAGTGTCTCGACAAGCCCCATTCAGGCCTCACCTGGGACCAATCCCAACTTCGTCGTTTGGCCAGACTGAGACTTCTTGGCAACGACGGCGTGCCGCTCTCGTCCGGTAGGCGGCTCAATCGTTCCTGACTGTTTCGGCGTCCCGCTTCCTCCAGATCGTGTTGGAGGCGCTGAAGGTCTTTCCGGTGAGTGGCGGGAACGTCCTCCAAATCGTACAACTCCACTTCGTCGGTGGTGGTATTGTGTTGTCCCGGTAAAAAATGGGTGTCTGGCGGAATAAAAATATCTTTCTGGGCAAGAAGCTGCCGGACAAGAGGCTTATTGGCCATGGCCGCAAAAGCCCGCGCGTTCGAGATGCCCTCGTTACCGCCGCAAGCCCCGCAGTCCAGAGCCGACTCATAGGGATTGTTCTCCGATTCACTCCCATGGCCGCAGATCAATACTAGCCTGGCAAAGCCTGTGGTAAACCCGATAATCCGCAAAGCGGTTTCCACATAATAGGCCTGTTCATTTGTCGTAAACCCTTTCTGGGTAATCCGGTGCATGCGCCGGCTGACTGCCCGGTGATGAATGCCGGAGTCCTTTCGCAACTCTCCCAGAAACTGTTCATGGCCGCTGGCATTCCATCCTAACAACCGGTCTAGAGAATCTTCCTCCGTGCTATCCGTTTCAAGCTGCAAGGCCTGCCTGCGAAGTCGATCCACTTGATCGTGCGGAACGGCCAAACCCAGACGACCGTAGCGTTCGATTAAGAGACGATAAATTGTCGCCCGATGTTCAGACGCCACAATTTCTTCAGCCTCCTCCCTGGACAATTTGTCCACGGTTAAGGTGGTGGCAATCGGAATCGCAAACCATTCCTTCAACCAGGCGGTGAACGTCCGGTACCAGGCCGGAGCAATCGTCTGGCCGAAGAGTCTGAACCCGAAAAACCAGCCGATCGCCTCCACCATCACATACGGGGTAATCACATTTTCTTTCAAATCATGAAGCAGGGCATGTCCGGTCTTGGCCAGAGTCTGACGTTCGAGAAATCGTTCAGCCGCTTTTCCCTGAGAGGCACGGGGAATTTCCCTGACCACGTGTTTGGGTTTCAGCAGGACCGGACATTGATCCGTTTCCTGTTCACTCCCAAAACCCTGAAAACAGATGGGAAGGCCGAAAAATCCCGCGAATCCGAACGTTTCATTCCCCCCCGCTTCTTCAAGATGCCGGCGGAACCCCTCAGAGCGCACATCAATACAAAACATCGCCTGGGCCGGCGGTCTGGAAAAATTGGGTTTGTCCTTTTTGGAATCACTTTCATGCACGATGGCTAAATTGGGAGAAAGGCCCCTGACGAAGCCTTTCACATAGCTCATCTCAAAAGCCTGGAGCCAGAGGGGCCCATGCGTGGAGTCGGGAAAATTGGTGGTCCAATCCAGCAGCGTATCCAGGACTTCAAGCGGACATTCCACCAGGTCACTCAGCGGAAGTCCCAGTGATCCGGCCAGGTGACGAAGAAGCAACGTGTCTCCCTTGGCCGTTAAATCCTGTTGGACCGATCCCCATTTGGAGTCCGCTTCACGTCCTACGCCATCAAGCGTTTGCAAGGAAAGCGGGGTTGTGGAGAATAGAGTCTCGTCCAATGTGGGAAATATCTCCGGATCCAGCCTTCCAGCAAGAAACATCCGGTAGAGACCGAAGCCAAAAGGAAAATGCTCCATGGAGGACAGGATGGCCGTATAGGTGCCCGGAAGTCGGAGTCGATCCTGACACACCCGCTGCACCAACTCACGCTCGTAAAAGAGACGAACCGCCAGATATTGAACCAGATCGATGGGAAAGGCTGTCTGCCATTCATGGTCAACCTGGTCGGCTCGCCACTTCAAAAACCCGGTCCACCCTGGAAGCTGGGCCAAGTGCAGGGTAAACACATTGCTCCAAAGATCGTGAGGAACACCCATGGACTGGAGGCAGGCCAGGACGGCATCTTCCGGCCGGTCAGGAAGGTGTTGCAGTTTGCTTGTCCAATCCGGGATGCCCAGCAGGAACCCGGAGCCCTCCCGCTGAGCCAAAGCCTTCCAACTCCCATAAAACGTCTTTTCCCGCATGGGCATCGGCCAGGGAGCGTGCCCTTGATCCAGGAACCCCGCACACCACTTGATGAGCTCCTGATTGATCTCTTCCTGAATGGACGTGTCACACATCCGATCGCACCATGCGGCCAGCGTCTCCTGTGTCCCCAGATTCTTTCCGGCCTGATCTGTCTGATGGCGTAAGGAAAGGTGAGCGTCCCCATGCGTGCCACGGGGCTGAAGCCGGAGAAACAAATCCCTCACACGGGGGTCTTCACACGCCTTGAGAAACACGGCATTCCGGACATCATGGGGGACGGCGCCGGTCCCATGAATCAGGAGCATCCGCAAGATTTCGAGGTGGGAAATGTTCCGCGTACCGATCGTGACAAAATGGTTGCCGGCAAGCGGTGCGACGGCATCAGTAATCGCCTCCTCCAAAAACCGGCCCTGTTGATAGAGGTCACGGTAATCCTGATTGGGTAAATATCCCCGTCCTCCCAAAAACGTTCCGGCCTCCGCAATCGCCCGGTGGATGGGTAAGTGTTCCAGGCCATGAAGCGGATTGTGGTGAATGAAGGTCTGCATGGGCCAGAACTGGGAAATCGTTTCACTCGCTAAATGAATCAGCGACCTGACCTCGATGCGCTCGATTTCTTTAAATGACTCGACTTCCTGTGCCGTGGAACCTGTCATCGTCTCCATCCCTTGGTGTGTTGCATCAGACATTCAACCGTATTAAGCCATCATTCCGCACACGCTTGCCGTGCCCATCAACAGGAGCAATGTCCAGAGTTCATAGACCGATAAATCACGATGGGGGACATCGGGTCGGGGCTTTCCGAACGCGGTTTGATGCAGCATCGTGGTAAAGACCCAACTGACTGAAAGCCACACCGTGAACAACAACAGCCAAACCGGGAACAGGAAATGTGCCTCAGGGGCGTCGGGCGGAATATTCTGGAATGCGGCCACTACCGGCAGCACCGGTAACAGCATAATCAGAGAAATTAAAAACGTGAAGATGCCCCGAAAACGCGGCAGCCCGGCACCCAACCCTTGCAGAGTGTTCAGAGGATGAGCTCCGTATCGTTCGTGTAAAAAGGCATACGCACACAACAGCGCACTCATCAACAATGCGACCGCCATCCCGAAGGGAAGCCCCCATTCCGCAATATGAGAAAACTCACCACTCAACCCCCACAGTAACGCGAGGAAGGTGATCGTGGCATAGGCCAGGCCTTCACGAGGGAGGCGGTGTCCCATCGCTTTCAGGGAGGCATAGAGGGCGCTCACCAGCGCAAGCACCGGCAACACGCCCTTCCATTCCACATGGAGTATCAGCATGGCCTCCAGGTCCTGAAGCTGGGACAGCCCCGCAGCCAGCCAGACCACAAGCCAGACACTGCCGAGAGATTCACGGGAAGACCGGAGGATGCCCAAAAAGGGCAGATGAAAAGGCACAAGTGGCAAAAAGGTGAGTACCAGAAACAGCACTCCGACACCGCCACCTCCTTCCTCCATGAAGATCGCCAGCACAGCCAGCATCAGGGCTAACGAAACATGCACCAGAGCCAGGGTCTTTTGAAGAGAAGCAGTCAGGTGTCGGGCCAGAAAAAATCCGGCATAGGCGAGAAGACCGATCACAAAGATCCGGTTGACCGGCTCCATACCGAGCACTCCCCCCAGGCCCAGTCCGCCCAGCAGAAGGGTGGGCCCCACGTCATCGGAACCACGTGATGAGCCTTGTTGCCCAAGGATTCCACAGAAACAGGCAAGAAGAATGGCGGCGGCAAGGAGACGGTTGGAGGAATCGGATTCGGTGTCCCATCCAAATACGGTCAAGACTCCCCCGGCTACCAGAATGGTGCCTAACCCGATTCCCCACAACCCCGATGGCACGGTTCGCTCCATATTAATTCCCCACCCTCCAAAGGCCCTGCATTAAAGAGAAGGACGGACACCAGTCATGTTCAAGGTCCATATTCACCATACGTTCTCATTTGACCAAGACGAAGATTAATACCGGTATGCCACTTTCTCCGCCAACCGAAGCAGGGCAGAACCCAGTTTTTTAAACAGGCCATCCACATAACACCGGTTGATGAAAAGAACCCAACCGGTCTGCCGTATCGAGAGCACCCAATGAGGATTGAGAATTTTCTGTCCACGAGACGTGGTATACATAATCAGCCAGCCAAACAGCACCACCAGGGTCGCCACCAGGATCATCCCATCGAACACCTGTGGCGGGAAGGCGGCGGCCTGGAAAAATCCATTGGCGACGCCCGGATCCGGATACAGAAAATGCGTGAATGTTTCGCCCGCCCATAAATACACGAATCCGATAAAAAACAACGTCCCGATCATCGCACCGGCGACCTTCCAGGAGGCCACGGCCTGCAGGCGATAGAGACTGAAAATGGCCTGGGAGGCCGTTACCCATCCGAAAAAGAGAAAAATCACCGCCCCATGAGCATCCTGAAGCGGAACCTCTAACACCCCATGGGCCACCAGAAGAATGAACAACGGCATGAGCAGCGTGACGCTCAGCCCGGTCATCCAGGTCAGCCCGGTCGGCAGCCTGGTCGGTCGGTGACCGGAGGTCGGCGGAAATTTCGGTTCATGTCGCGCGGCTTGAATGAGACTGCCCGAAGCCAGAAACAGGGTGGCCTTGAAAAACCCATGGGCAATGAGATGGAAGATGGCCAGGGCAAACGCTCCCAGGCCGCATTCCATAATCATATAGCCCATTTGTCCCATCGTGGAGAACCCCAACGTTTTTTTGATGTCATTCTGAACCAACATCATCGAGGCGCCGAGCAGGACGGTGCCGGCCCCCACGATGAAAACGAGATGAAGAGTTGTGGGTGAGAGAGCGTACAATGGGGCCAACCGGTTCAGCAGGAACCCTCCGGCGTTGATGATCCCGGCATGCATGAGTGCGGAGACTGGCGTCGGGGAATCCATCGTATCCGGAAGCCAGACGTGGAGAGGAAATTGCGCGGATTTAGCCATCGCGCCCACAAAAATCAGCAGGGCGATAACCGGAACAATGCTGAGTTCAAGGGGGGAACCGGCCCACAACCGAATCATGGGAGGATCAGAAGCCGCTTGTTGAAACACGGCGGCAAATTCGAACGTACCAAAATATTGATAGATGAGCAGGAGGCCACAAAGAAAACTGACATCTCCAATTCGATGAACCAATAAGGTTTTTCGCGCATACTCGGAAGCCAGGGCATGAGAAACATTGAAGGCCAGGAGGAGATACAACACCCAACTCAAGAGTTGCCAGAACAGAAATAACACCAGGAAATTCGGGCTGGCCACCAATGAGAGGATGGTGAACGTCATTAACCCGAGTAACCCGAAAAACCGCTGGTACCCGGGATCACCCTCTAGATAGCGGCGGGAATACAGATGAATGACTGTGCTGACACTGGAGATGAGCACCATCATCACCGCTGTCAGCCGATCGACCAACATCCCCACGGTCAGGGAAGGAGCGGCTTCCTGCCCCCAGGACCAGAAGGTGAGGTGAATAGGACCCTGCGTACTGACGTGGTAGAGGGTCAGAAAAGAGAACAGGCTGGACCCGGCCGTGGCCACGATCCCGATCAAGGCAACATGGGACTGCAGTCGTTTGCCCTGCCATCCGATCAGCATGGCGGCGAGCAGCGGAAGGAGGGGAATGAAAATAGCCGTGTTCATGGGGAATCAACCACATTCTGGAAGGCGAAGCAGCATCGAGAACGCCCCGATGGCTCGTACGCCGCCACATGTTTTCCGGTTAATAATATTCCGTCTTGCTCCAATCAAGCATAATCCTTTTACTTAACGATTGATATTGCAATACGCAATAATGTGTTAGACCTAATTCATGGGCCTTTCGGTTCTCACCTCTTGATATCTTTTGGGGGAAAATTACCAAGGCACCGAACGGCTCCCTCCACCCCGCAGAAGAGGTGAACAGGTATCCACGGTGCGATTCTTCTGAAGAAGAATGGTTCCTGTCAGATCGTTTAGCGATGCGCAAGCCGAGCTAATCCTTCATGTACTATATAGGCCTCTTGATCCATGAGGATGAATTAAAAAATAAACGATAAAAAGAAGAAATAATTACACGGAGATCCTTTTTTAAAGATGACGGCCAAGAAAGAGGCTCCTGACCCACGCTTGACTTTCCTTCTGACAGGCCACCCCGTCCCCTACCAACCGGGAAAAGGTGCGACAAGAAACACACCCTTCTGGGACTTTTAAGATTTTCCGAACGACGGTTCCGAAAGGTATAATTCCCCTTCATTCTGCGCAGGTGAGGCCCTGGCGGAATTGATCGGTTTGAACCGGTGAGGAAAGCATCTATTGCGACCGTCTAATCTCAGAAGAAGGGAATCAACATGCCAGACAAAAAAATTATTGCCGTTGTGGGCGCCACGGGTGCGCAAGGTGGCGGTTTAATCCGTGCAATTGTGCATGACCAGAATAGTGGCTTCATTGCTCGCGCGTTGACGCGGGATATTCATTCGGACAAGGCCAAAGCTCTCGCCACCCTGGGGGTGGAGGTGGTAGCGACCGACTTAG contains:
- a CDS encoding ligase-associated DNA damage response DEXH box helicase — translated: MRTGARIDAYFKTKGWTRFRFQREAWRAYRQGRSGLIYSPTGSGKTLAAWLGPVRRALETPADNKGLQVLWITPLRALANDLATNLRDSVEALDLPWRVEIRTGDTGSSVRSRQRQKPPNTLITTPESLSLLLSYAEADQFFYRLHTVIVDEWHELIGTKRGVQLELCLARLRGWRPDLQTWGLSATLGNVDEAMEALLGPHGEGMVIQDSQTKTTHIEAVLPVSAGKFPWSGHLGLQLLPQVIELLENSRTTLLFTNTRAQAEQWAEALCKARPDWTPVIDLHHGSIDQSLRHRIEEKLRDGALRCVVCTSSLDLGVDFSPVDQVIQVGSPKGIARLLQRAGRSGHQPGAESRVVCVPTHAFELVEIAAARHAAEAGLLESRPPLRWCLDVLAQHLITIALGSGFEAGAMREEIESTMAFVGLQNAQWQWVLDFITRGGQTLQGYPQFHKVIESHGVYRVEDRRIAAHHRMSIGTITSSTAMQVRWLRGGLLGHIEEDFIAKLRKNDRFLFAGRLVKLMMVQDMTAYVQHAKNGARTVPRWQGGRMPLSSELADSVLALLGRSRAGDVPDPEIQAIGDLLTLQSRWSRVPDPSILLCETVKGRDGVSMFCYPFGGRLVHEGLATLLAYRLTRLRPMTFKLSVNDYGFELLSKEDPDLDETLLAKMLTTQNLLDDLHGCVNTTELARRQFRDIARIAGLVFQGYPGKSKTTKQIQASSSLIYDVFTAYDPHNLLLDQAWREVLENQLQSARLARILERIGTQTLVLTHPKRLTPLAFPLWAGRIQSQTISSETWKERVLKMIATLEQESHERPGARMARV
- the pdeM gene encoding ligase-associated DNA damage response endonuclease PdeM; its protein translation is MNRSSQMKSTRTGHHQELVMNCAGETLILHSQRALFRPATRTLLVADIHLGKEAAFGRAGLAMPYGIHPSNLLRLSRLISWCRPEQLIVLGDLMHTAPGDTETWPDEFLGWVKTHLSLDIAVIAGNHDCVKSQGMFGSRVKWLNEPHVAAPFAYAHQPMSCEGLFTLAGHLHPTFVLASRGDRLRSPVFWFRSDSAVLPAFGTFTGGYNISRIPGDRIFFIGTEEIIEIPPR
- a CDS encoding P-II family nitrogen regulator, whose amino-acid sequence is MTIRLYPMKEIKIILEGEHIRFVTDVLDRIKASGYTVFSDVSGKGHSGYHKGHLMFNDTSSLQMVLTVVPEDKVEPILSALKPFLERHSGSLFVLDASVLRPDHFESTNS
- a CDS encoding DUF2309 domain-containing protein, with the translated sequence MTGSTAQEVESFKEIERIEVRSLIHLASETISQFWPMQTFIHHNPLHGLEHLPIHRAIAEAGTFLGGRGYLPNQDYRDLYQQGRFLEEAITDAVAPLAGNHFVTIGTRNISHLEILRMLLIHGTGAVPHDVRNAVFLKACEDPRVRDLFLRLQPRGTHGDAHLSLRHQTDQAGKNLGTQETLAAWCDRMCDTSIQEEINQELIKWCAGFLDQGHAPWPMPMREKTFYGSWKALAQREGSGFLLGIPDWTSKLQHLPDRPEDAVLACLQSMGVPHDLWSNVFTLHLAQLPGWTGFLKWRADQVDHEWQTAFPIDLVQYLAVRLFYERELVQRVCQDRLRLPGTYTAILSSMEHFPFGFGLYRMFLAGRLDPEIFPTLDETLFSTTPLSLQTLDGVGREADSKWGSVQQDLTAKGDTLLLRHLAGSLGLPLSDLVECPLEVLDTLLDWTTNFPDSTHGPLWLQAFEMSYVKGFVRGLSPNLAIVHESDSKKDKPNFSRPPAQAMFCIDVRSEGFRRHLEEAGGNETFGFAGFFGLPICFQGFGSEQETDQCPVLLKPKHVVREIPRASQGKAAERFLERQTLAKTGHALLHDLKENVITPYVMVEAIGWFFGFRLFGQTIAPAWYRTFTAWLKEWFAIPIATTLTVDKLSREEAEEIVASEHRATIYRLLIERYGRLGLAVPHDQVDRLRRQALQLETDSTEEDSLDRLLGWNASGHEQFLGELRKDSGIHHRAVSRRMHRITQKGFTTNEQAYYVETALRIIGFTTGFARLVLICGHGSESENNPYESALDCGACGGNEGISNARAFAAMANKPLVRQLLAQKDIFIPPDTHFLPGQHNTTTDEVELYDLEDVPATHRKDLQRLQHDLEEAGRRNSQERLSRLPDESGTPSLPRSLSLAKRRSWDWSQVRPEWGLSRHSTFIIGRRLLTRGLNLEGRAFLHSYDYLQDPTGKYLEIIMTAPLIVGNWINMEHYFSTVDPEVYGAGSKVYHNVVGRIGVMSGSQSDLRIGLPLQTVYDGPKPYHEPMRLFGIIEAPLERISLIISRHQLLQNLIGNQWINLVALDPVTMEFFLYDSPEEWRIIL
- a CDS encoding proton-conducting transporter membrane subunit, whose translation is MNTAIFIPLLPLLAAMLIGWQGKRLQSHVALIGIVATAGSSLFSFLTLYHVSTQGPIHLTFWSWGQEAAPSLTVGMLVDRLTAVMMVLISSVSTVIHLYSRRYLEGDPGYQRFFGLLGLMTFTILSLVASPNFLVLFLFWQLLSWVLYLLLAFNVSHALASEYARKTLLVHRIGDVSFLCGLLLIYQYFGTFEFAAVFQQAASDPPMIRLWAGSPLELSIVPVIALLIFVGAMAKSAQFPLHVWLPDTMDSPTPVSALMHAGIINAGGFLLNRLAPLYALSPTTLHLVFIVGAGTVLLGASMMLVQNDIKKTLGFSTMGQMGYMIMECGLGAFALAIFHLIAHGFFKATLFLASGSLIQAARHEPKFPPTSGHRPTRLPTGLTWMTGLSVTLLMPLFILLVAHGVLEVPLQDAHGAVIFLFFGWVTASQAIFSLYRLQAVASWKVAGAMIGTLFFIGFVYLWAGETFTHFLYPDPGVANGFFQAAAFPPQVFDGMILVATLVVLFGWLIMYTTSRGQKILNPHWVLSIRQTGWVLFINRCYVDGLFKKLGSALLRLAEKVAYRY